A window of Cottoperca gobio chromosome 16, fCotGob3.1, whole genome shotgun sequence contains these coding sequences:
- the LOC115021574 gene encoding uncharacterized protein LOC115021574 produces the protein MASTPSTSALSAVLRCRGNIWTRNPPTKRPAASACSLGLAGVSPAERAQSNQASAWEAFLQGDRVLVGRRVTVAYKSPRVEIIKLCQPKCLQSSRDTRSDMPGVQNALVRQLLRSLSANLPGIDKCSQIIQKIKHETCAIHICKIVCVQEINTFPVGVLKVSITSSCLVEHSGQIPSFVLTGWSTLKSTCLSLTALVSGFMFLKLALLWRSSSIPDDALQHQNIKNNALQANGQPPPRSTPALDK, from the exons ATGGCTTCGACTCCCTCCACCTCTGCCTTGTCTGCTGTTCTCCGGTGTCGGGGAAATATCTGGACCAGGAATCCGCCGACCAAGCGGCCTGCCGCCTCGGCGTGCAGCCTCGGGCTGGCCGGCGTCTCGCCAGCAGAGCGCGCCCAGTCAAACCAGGCATCAGCGTGGGAGGCTTTTCTCCAAGGAGACCGTGTTCTGGTGGGAAGAAGAGTGACTGTGGCGTACAAATCGCCCCGGGtggaaattattaaattatgtcAACCAAAATGTTTGCAATCCTCAAGGGACACGCGCTCAGATATGCCTGGTGTCCAAAACGCGCTGGTGCGTCAGCTGTTACGCAGCCTGTCAGCTAACCTGCCTGGAATAGACAAATGTTCTCAAATAATTCAAAAGATTAAACACGAAACATGTGCTatacacatttgtaaaataGTATGTGTTCAGGAAATCAATACATTTCcagttggtgttttaaaagtgTCCATAACGTCCTCATGTTTGGTGGAACATTCAGGACAAATACCTTCTTTCGTGTTAACTGGCTGGTCAACACTGAAGAGTACCTGCTTATCTTTGACTGCTCTAGTGTCAGGATTTATGTTTTTGAAGCTGGCGCTGTTGTGGAGGTCCAGCAGCATCCCCGATGATGCGCTTCAgcatcaaaacatcaaaaataatgcCCTGCAG GCAAATGGACAACCTCCTCCAAGGTCAACTCCGGCTCTGGACAAATGA
- the LOC115021168 gene encoding lysosomal thioesterase PPT2-like, protein MKTPQIIGESPLLLLLLLTAVCINGYKPVIIVHGLLDGPKQFKTLSLFITKVHPGTEVTIIDLYDDLCSLKPLWHQVQGFRKAFDAIVQKAPDGVHLLCFSQGGLICRALLSMAPDHKVHTFLSLSSPQAGQYGDTEYLRWVFPDCIKKEVFRICYNRVGQKVSICDYWNDPHQRSRYLRSNSFLSILNGDRPHVHMTAWRENFLRIKKLVLIGGPDDGVITPWQSSHFGFYDSNETIVEMRKQEFYMNDTFGLKMLDARGDLLMCVHSGVKHVQWHSNYTVFRSCIEKWLN, encoded by the exons ATGAAGACTCCGCAGATTATCGGAGAAtcaccgctgctgctgctgctgctgctgacagcaGTTTGCATTAACGGGTACAAGCCTGTCATCATCGTGCACGGACTTCTTGATGGTCCAAAACAGTTCAAAACGCTGTCTCTTTTCATAACCAAG GTGCATCCTGGCACCGAGGTGACGATAATTGACTTGTATGACGACCTGTGCAGCCTGAAGCCTTTGTGGCATCAGGTCCAAGGCTTCAGGAAAGCCTTCGACGCCATCGTGCAAAAGGCTCCTGATGGGGTCCATCTTCTCTGCTTCTCACAAG gtggTCTAATTTGTCGAGCACTTCTCTCCATGGCTCCAGACCACAAAGTGCACACCTTCCTTTCTCTGTCATCGCCACAGGCCGGGCAGTATGGAG acacaGAGTACTTGAGGTGGGTATTTCCTGACTGCATAAAGAAGGAAGTGTTTCGTATTTGCTACAACAGAGTGGGACAGAAAGTGTCTATCTGCGACTACTGGAACG ACCCTCACCAAAGGTCCCGCTACCTGCGGAGCAACAGCTTTCTGTCGATACTTAACGGTGACAGACCTCACGTTCACATGACAG CATGGAGGGAAAACTTCCTGCGCATCAAGAAGCTTGTGCTGATTGGAGGACCAGATGATGGCGTCATCACACCGTGGCAGTCCAG CCACTTTGGATTCTATGACAGCAACGAAACCATTGTAGAAATGAGGAAACAGGAG TTTTACATGAACGATACGTTTGGGCTGAAGATGCTGGACGCTCGTGGCGACTTGTTGATGTGCGTTCACTCTGGAGTGAAGCACGTTCAATGGCACTCAAACTACACAGTGTTCAGGAGCTGCATAGAGAAGTGGCTCAACTGA
- the mgat1a gene encoding LOW QUALITY PROTEIN: alpha-1,3-mannosyl-glycoprotein 2-beta-N-acetylglucosaminyltransferase a (The sequence of the model RefSeq protein was modified relative to this genomic sequence to represent the inferred CDS: deleted 2 bases in 2 codons), translating into MSPVQDESCPYSPSLTLHCVLITLIASRPCPPETTPFPLSFWAMLRKRSSLILCGTFLFITWNAILVLLLWGRTPPGQPGQPGEPGREKSKVAETPTNDVVGDVLRMADTFEAELEMQKQILLQIKNQQSLWESPNRNGPKVVVPSQFVIPIVVIACNRVTVRRCLDKLLELRPSAELFPIIVSQDCGHAETSEVIHSYGNQVIHLKQPDLSDVAVRPGHKKFQGYYKISRHYRWALNQVFKTLSHSSAVIVEDDLEVAPDFFEYFQALLPLLKSDPSLWCVSAWNDNGRDGYVDPGMANLLYRTDFFPGLGWMLLREVWEELEPKWPASFWDDWMRQPEQRRNRACIRPEISRTLTFGRKGVSLGQFYDKYLRYIKLNTEFVPFTKLDLSYLKEENYREQFEKEVYSASVVTYEDVKQGQLKGTGPFRLQYSSKDSFKVMAKNLGVMDDLKSGVPRAGYRGVVSFISRGRRIFLAPPPGWARYDPTWS; encoded by the exons ATGAGTCCAGTCCAAGATGAGTCCTGTCCATATTCACCCTCATTGACACTGCATTGTGTCCTTATAACTTTAATAGCTTCACG ACCCTGTCCTCCTGAAACCACCCCCTTCCCTCTGAGTTTCTGGGCCATGCTCCGCAAACGAAGCTCTCTCATTCTTTGCGGTACGTTCCTGTTTATCACCTGGAACGCCATactagtgctgctgctgtggggCAGAACCCCACCCGGCCAGCCGGGCCAGCCTGGCGAGCCTGGCCGAGAGAAG AGCAAAGTGGCTGAAACGCCCACTAATGATGTGGTGGGAGATGTGCTCCGAATGGCAGACACGTTCGAAGCAGAGCTTGAAATGCAGAAGCAAATCCTGCTGCAGATCAAGAATCAGCAGTCA TTGTGGGAGTCGCCTAACAGAAATGGACCGAAGGTTGTCGTCCCAAGTCAGTTTGTTATTCCTATCGTGGTAATCGCCTGTAACAGGGTCACCGTGAGGCGCTGCTTGGACAAACTCCTGGAGCTCCGTCCTTCAGCAGAGCTCTTCCCAATCATAGTGAGTCAGGACTGTGGACACGCTGAAACTTCTGAGGTGATCCATTCTTATGGAAACCAAGTCATTCATCTGAAACAACCGGACTTGTCAGATGTCGCTGTGCGACCAGGGCACAAGAAGTTTCAGGGGTACTATAAAATCTCCAGACATTACCGCTGGGCTCTCAACCAAGTGTTCAAGACCCTCTCTCATTCCTCTGCTGTGATTGTCGAGGATGACCTGGAG GTGGCGCCAGACTTCTTTGAGTACTTCCAAGCCTTGCTGCCGCTCCTAAAATCCGATCCCAGTCTTTGGTGTGTGTCGGCCTGGAATGACAATGGCCGGGATGGCTACGTGGATCCAGGTATGGCTAATCTGCTCTACAGGACAGACTTCTTTCCCGGTCTGGGCTGGATGCTCCTCAGAGAGGTGTGGGAAGAGCTGGAGCCTAAGTGGCCAGCATCCTTCTGGGACGACTGGATGCGTCAGCCAGAGCAACGCCGCAACCGTGCCTGTATCCGCCCAGAGATCTCACGAACCTTAACCTTTGGCCGGAAAGGAGTGAGTCTAGGTCAGTTTTATGACAAATACCTGCGATACATTAAACTAAATACCGAATTTGTGCCTTTCACCAAGTTAGACTTGAGTTACTTGAAGGAGGAGAACTACAGAGAACAGTTTGAGAAGGAAGTTTACAGTGCTTCTGTGGTTACATATGAAGATGTTAAGCAGGGGCAGCTAAAAGGAACAGGGCCCTTCCGTCTTCAGTACTCGAGTAAGGACAGTTTTAAAGTGATGGCCAAAAACCTGGGAGTCATGGATGACTTGAAGTCTGGAGTCCCAAGGGCAGGATACAGAGGGGTTGTCAGTTTCATATCAAGAGGACGGAGAATCTTCTTAGCCCCTCCTCCAGGATGGGCCCGTTATGATCCCACTTGGAGCTGA
- the rnf183 gene encoding E3 ubiquitin-protein ligase RNF183, which produces MSDDGERQRPDGSHEARQAPNVKPKLGQKEKNSKEDMWKKEKPAKVRRSRSIDSERVERGRRRERDRHQEERRQRGRSEETRRRDRKAGESDRRKMKSPEDDVEDTECAVCFCSYDNIFKTPKLLACGHTFCLECLARINVISPRLKTLCCPVCRELTELPHGQDLPRLGNNEDIIGKLPPDMQRMLSIRFKRSKGKLLLKNHPHSGPSKSNFFSLPKKSQSGQVTAGGDLHLSALEQGIAPTTMVDVGRPPNRVGGRLRRLFRSDQCYYIVVASIITITVALMLVGILAFVIIPNVIIHGRPEQAGNGTLNRPPGNGP; this is translated from the coding sequence ATGAGCGATGATGGGGAGAGACAAAGGCCCGATGGGAGCCATGAGGCCAGACAGGCCCCCAACGTCAAACCCAAACTCggccagaaagagaagaacagcAAGGAGGACATGTGGAAGAAGGAGAAGCCTGCAAAGGTGAGGAGATCGAGGAGTATCGACTcggagagggtggagagaggcaggaggagagaaCGAGACAGGCAccaggaagagaggaggcagcGGGGGAGGAGTGAGGAGACCCGGAGACGAGACAGGAAAGCGGGAGAGAGTgacaggaggaagatgaagtcCCCCGAAGATGATGTGGAGGACACTGAGTGcgctgtgtgtttctgctcataCGATAACATCTTCAAGACCCCGAAACTGCTGGCGTGCGGTCACACCTTCTGCTTGGAGTGCCTTGCTCGCATCAACGTCATCTCTCCTCGGCTCAAGACCCTGTGCTGCCCCGTGTGTCGTGAGCTGACCGAGCTGCCCCACGGCCAGGACCTGCCCCGCCTGGGCAACAATGAGGACATCATAGGCAAACTCCCACCAGACATGCAGAGAATGCTGTCCATCCGATTCAAGCGCAGCAAGGGCAAACTGCTCCTGAAGAACCATCCTCACAGCGGCCCGTCCAAGTCTAATTTCTTCTCCCTGCCTAAAAAGAGCCAGAGTGGCCAGGTGACAGCAGGTGGTGACCTCCACTTGAGTGCACTAGAGCAGGGAATAGCCCCCACCACTATGGTGGACGTAGGCAGGCCTCCAAACAGGGTCGGAGGTCGCCTGCGCAGGTTGTTCCGCTCGGACCAGTGCTACTACATTGTGGTGGCgtccatcatcaccatcactgtGGCGCTCATGCTGGTTGGGATTCTGGCCTTTGTGATCATACCGAATGTGATTATTCACGGGAGGCCTGAACAAGCAGGGAACGGCACATTAAACCGCCCCCCGGGGAATGGACCCTGA
- the dhx16 gene encoding pre-mRNA-splicing factor ATP-dependent RNA helicase DHX16 — MANLEQWVNDRLHDILGLSDRHVSQFMIGTARKASSSEDFVARLEQTGTIDIEPSVVAFAQELFDKIPRKVVVEKPARAMEREAIEMDKRNQTYTLLEDSDSDGEAVIEKQKGKKKSKDKDKDRENRRKHIRQKKASESSSEDEASKRDNSGQGEQKSLMKEEEEEEWEKEERERQQDIEERDAFAERVKLKDKDKTRNITERTDKKAYEEAQKRLKMAEDGQKNMLPELRKRSRWDYLKKREAEKLEDLEAEINDDEYLFHTDELTSKEKKELEYKRNLRDLAKDYKKAGAKEQEERKNRYYMPEEKRNKEVPQRDLELDENPMELGGEQGRWEEERLKTASLSFGAKREREQGMRHEQEKYQLILEEDEMIDFVSTAMTMKGTQTEQDQEALALSQAELKKQSMQEVRRSLPIFPYRDDLLAAIQEHQILIIEGETGSGKTTQIPQYLLESGYTQGGMKIGCTQPRRVAAMSVSARVAQEMSVKLGNEVGYSIRFEDCTSERTVLKYMTDGMLLREFLTEPDLASYSVIIIDEAHERTLHTDILFGLIKDIARFRADLKVLVASATLDTERFSCFFDDAPVFRIPGRRFPVDIFYTKAPEADYLEACVVSVLQIHVTQPTGDCLVFLTGQEEIEACCELLQERCRRLGSKIAELLVLPIYANLPSDMQAKIFNPTPPGARKVVVATNIAETSLTIDGIIYVIDPGFCKQKSYNARTGMESLIVTPCSRASANQRAGRAGRVAAGKCFRLYTAWAFKHEMEESSVPEIQRTNLGNVVLLLKSLGINDLIHFDFMDPPPHETLVLALEQLYALGALNHLGELTKLGRRMAELPVDPMLSKMILASEQYKCSEEVLTIAAMLSVNNSIFYRPKDKVVHADNARMNFVVPGGDHLVLLNVYTQWLESDYSTQWCYENFIQFRSMRRARDVRDQLEGLMDRIEVEVVSSDGDSMPIRKAVTAGYFYHTARLSKGGYKTVKHQQTVYVHPNSCLFEEQPRWLIYHELVFTTKEFMRQVIEIDSAWLLEVAPHYYKSKELEDSSSKKMPRKLGKTKEELG, encoded by the exons ATGGCCAATCTAGAGCAGTGGGTGAATGACCGTCTTCATGACATTCTCGGGTTGAGTGACAGACATGTGTCTCAATTCATGATCGGCACTGCACGGAAAGCATCGAGTTCTGAAGACTTTGTGGCTCGTCTCGAGCAGACGGGCACGATTGACATTGAACCGAGTGTGGTTGCCTTTGCGCAAGAGCTGTTTGACAAg ATTCCTCGCAAGGTGGTTGTTGAGAAACCGGCCCGGGCGATGGAACGGGAAGCCATTGAAATGGACAAGAGGAATCAGACATACACGTTACTGGAGGATAGCGACAGCGATGGAGAAGCTGTAATTGAGAAacagaaagggaaaaagaaaagcaaggacaaggacaaagacagagaaaacaggaggaaGCATATCAGACAGAAGAAAGCGAGCGAGTCGTCAAGTGAGGACGAAGCATCTAAACG GGACAATTCAGGCCAAGGGGAACAGAAGTCTCtcatgaaagaagaagaagaggaagagtgggagaaggaagagagagagcgacagcaGGACATTGAAGAGAGAGATGCATTTGCCGAGCGAGTGAAgctgaaagacaaagacaagacCCGCAACATAACAGAGAGGACTGACAAAAAG gcTTATGAGGAAGCCCAGAAGAGGCTGAAGATGGCTGAAGACGGTCAGAAGAACATG TTGCCGGAGTTGAGGAAGCGCTCTCGCTGGGATTATCTaaagaagagagaggcagagaagctGGAGGACTTGGAGGCAGAGATCAATGACGATGAGTACCTTTTCCATACTGATGAGCTGACTAGTAAGGAGAAAAAGGAGTTGGAATACAAACGCAACCTTCGAGACCTGGCTAAAGATTACAAAAAGGCCGGTGCCAAGgaacaggaggagaggaagaacagaTACTATATGCcggaggagaagagaaacaag GAGGTGCCGCAGAGGGACTTGGAGCTGGATGAAAATCCCATGGAGCTGGGAGGAGAGCAAGGCCgctgggaggaggagaggctgaAGACGGCCTCCCTCAGCTTCGGGGCCAAGAGGGAGCGAGAGCAAGGCATGAGGCATGAGCAGGAGAAGTACCAGCTGATCCTGGAGGAGGACGAGATGATCGACTTTGTCAGCACTGCCATGACTATGAAGGGAACTCAGACGGAACAG GATCAGGAGGCCCTGGCTCTCTCCCAGGCGGAGCTGAAGAAACAGTCCATGCAGGAGGTCCGACGCAGCCTGCCCATCTTCCCCTACAGAGACGACCTGTTGGCTGCCATCCAAGAGCACCAGATCCTGATCATTGAGGGGGAAACGGGCTCCGGGAAGACCACCCAGATCCCGCAGTACCTCCTGGAAAGT GGCTACACACAAGGAGGCATGAAGATCGGATGTACGCAGCCTCGCAGAGTGGCAGCCATGTCAGTGTCAGCCAGAGTGGCACAGGAAATGAGCGTTAAGCTTGGGAATGAG GTGGGGTACAGTATTCGTTTTGAGGACTGCACATCGGAGAGAACGGTGCTCAAGTACATGACAGACGGCATGCTGCTCCGAGAGTTTCTCACCGAGCCCGACCTCGCCAGCTACAG TGTGATCATCATCGATGAAGCCCATGAGCGAACGCTCCACACAGACATCCTGTTCGGTCTGATTAAGGACATCGCCAGGTTCAGGGCCGACCTGAAGGTGCTGGTGGCCAGCGCCACTCTGGACACAGAGCGCTTCTCCTGCTTCTTTGACGACGCGCCTGTCTTCAGGATCCCTGGGAGGAGGTTCCCCGTCGATATCTTCTACACTAAA GCTCCGGAGGCAGACTACCTGGAAGCTTGCGTGGTGTCGGTGCTACAGATCCACGTCACTCAGCCAACCGGAGACTGTCTGGTCTTCCTCACTGGACAG GAGGAGATCGAAGCGTGTTGCGAGCTGCTCCAGGAGAGATGCAGGCGGCTCGGCTCTAAGATCGCAGAGCTGCTGGTCCTTCCCATCTACGCCAACCTGCCATCGGACATGCAGGCGAAGATCTTCAACCCTACTCCACCTGGAGCCCGCAAG GTGGTGGTGGCGACCAATATAGCAGAAACCTCGCTGACCATAGATGGCATCATCTACGTCATTGACCCCGGCTTCTGCAAGCAGAAGAGTTACAACGCTCGTACCGGCATGGAGTCCCTCATTGTCACACCCTGCTCTCGG GCTTCGGCCAACCAGAGAGCAGGCCGTGCAGGCAGAGTGGCTGCCGGGAAATGTTTCAGGCTTTACACAGCCTGGGCCTTTAAACATGAGATGGAGGAATCGTCTGTGCCCGAGATTCAGAGGACCAACTTGGGAAATGTAGTCCTGTTGCTGAAGAGTCTAG GAATCAATGACCTCATTCACTTTGACTTCATGGACCCACCTCCTCACGAGACGCTGGTCTTAGCGCTGGAGCAGCTCTACGCCCTGGGAGCGCTCAACCACCTGGGAGAATTAACCAAG CTGGGACGCAGAATGGCTGAGCTCCCGGTGGACCCCATGCTGAGTAAAATGATCCTGGCCTCCGAGCA GTACAAGTGTTCGGAGGAAGTGTTGACGATAGCCGCCATGCTGTCGGTGAACAACTCTATTTTCTACCGGCCTAAAGACAAGGTGGTGCACGCCGACAACGCCAGGATGAACTTTGTGGTGCCGGGGGGAGACCACCTGGTGCTGCTGAACGTCTACACGCAG TGGTTGGAGAGCGATTACTCCACACAGTGGTGCTATGAGAACTTCATCCAGTTCCGCTCCATGAGAAGAGCCCGGGACGTCAGGGACCAGCTGGAGGGTCTGATGGATCGTAttgaggtggaggtggtgagCTCCGATGGAGACAGCATGCCCATTCGCAAG GCGGTGACTGCAGGATATTTCTATCACACGGCGCGACTGAGCAAAGGCGGCTACAAGACGGTGAAGCACCAGCAGACGGTGTACGTGCACCCCAACAGCTGTCTGTTCGAGGAGCAGCCCCGCTGGCTCATCTACCACGAGCTGGTCTTCACCACCAAGGAGTTCATGAGACAG GTTATTGAGATAGACAGCGCCTGGCTGCTTGAAGTGGCTCCTCACTACTACAAGAGCAAAGAGCTggaggacagcagcagcaagaaGATGCCCCGCAAGCTGGGCAAAACAAAAGAGGAGCTGGGCTGA
- the sh3bp5la gene encoding LOW QUALITY PROTEIN: SH3-binding domain protein 5-like, a (The sequence of the model RefSeq protein was modified relative to this genomic sequence to represent the inferred CDS: deleted 1 base in 1 codon), producing MKNRTWLLGLLSTTFAAGKATLANAADSKTVWPGMEPGDLRESPAGSGDSDTGDWREEAIPRGDEEGKAAETNGTALETVIRDTCEDGESEKQKGVGEQLHSPYEEELDPRIQEELEHLNEASAEINRLELQLDDARSGYRKILTESARKLNAHSSQLGGCIEKARPYYEARRLAKEAQQETQKAALSYERAVSMHTAAREMVYVAEQGLMADGKNTLDPTWQEMLNHATSKVNEAEEERLRSEREHMRVTHACQEAEARVQTLQKSLKRVIVKSKPYFELKAQFNHILEENKAKVLQLEQHVAKVKTRYSMALRNLEKISEQIHALRGRDQAEGRRTTVCAGRSPPVGAESDIKVKKEGGACGSGATGTDRVDAAIDLEKYKEKENEKERERAGSDSLSVFSLQTIASDLEKYDSIEHLGDLSDVGSVTGDEGEKERGGVMDRRDKLAETAAKERQQQFYKQHHRSFSL from the exons ATGAAGAACCG GACTTGGCTTTTAGGTTTATTATCCACCACGTTTGCTGCTGGCAAAGCAACCTTAGCTAACGCCGCTGATAGCAAAACGGTGTGGCCTGGAATGGAGCCAGGGGACTTGCGAGAGAGCCCGGCCGGGTCCGGGGACTCAGACACGGGGGACTGGAGGGAGGAGGCTATTCCTCGTGGGGACGAGGAGGGCAAAGCTGCCGAAACTAATGGAACAGCACTAGAGACTGTGATCAGGGACACCTGCGAGGATGgtgaaagtgaaaaacaaaaaggagtgGGAGAGCAATTACACAGCCCCTATGAGGAGGAACTGGACCCCAGAATCCAG GAGGAGTTGGAGCATCTCAATGAAGCAAGTGCAGAAATTAATAGACTGGAGCTGCAGTTGGAT GATGCCAGATCAGGGTACCGGAAAATTCTCACAGAGTCTGCCAGGAAGCTAAATGCTCATAGCTCTCAGCTTGGTGGCTGCATAGAGAAAGCGAGACCCTACTATGAAGCTCGTCGCCTTGCAAAAGag GCACAGCAGGAGACCCAGAAGGCAGCGTTGAGCTATGAGAGAGCGGTCTCCATGCACACAGCTGCCAGGGAGATGGTCTACGTGGCAGAGCAGGGCTTGATGGCTGATGGCAAGAACACCCTGGATCCCACCTGGCAGGAGATGCTCAACCACGCTACCTCTAAG GTGAACGAAGCCGAGGAGGAGCGACTCCGCAGTGAGAGGGAGCACATGCGTGTCACACACGCCTGTCAGGAGGCAGAGGCTCGGGTCCAGACGCTGCAAAAGTCCCTCAAAAGAGTCATTGTGAAATCCAAACCTTACTTTGAGCTCAAGGCCCAGTTCAACCACATTCTTGAG GAGAACAAGGCCAAAGTGCTGCAGCTGGAACAGCACGTAGCCAAAGTAAAAACCCGCTACTCCATGGCCTTACGAAACTTGGAAAAAATCAGTGAGCAGATCCACGCTCTGAGGGGGAGGGACCAGGCCGAGGGAAGACGCACCACTGTCTGCGCTGGGCGGAGTCCCCCTGTTGGAGCCGAGTCCGATATCAAAGTTAAGAAAGAAGGTGGGGCATGCGGCAGTGGTGCGACGGGGACGGATCGAGTGGACGCAGCCATCGACCTGGAGAAAtacaaggagaaggagaatgAAAAGGAGCGGGAGCGAGCGGGGTCGGATTCCCTTTCGGTCTTCAGCCTGCAGACCATCGCTTCCGACTTGGAGAAATATGATTCCATTGAGCACCTCGGGGACCTCAGTGATGTAGGGAGC GTGACTGGGGatgagggggagaaagagagaggtggagTGATGGATAGAAGAGACAAGCTGGCGGAAACAGCTGCCAAAGAGCGCCAGCAGCAGTTCTACAAGCAGCACCACCGAAGCTTCAGTTTGTGA